Proteins encoded in a region of the Alosa sapidissima isolate fAloSap1 chromosome 19, fAloSap1.pri, whole genome shotgun sequence genome:
- the noto gene encoding homeobox protein notochord, whose protein sequence is MQVPARPLGSVCAYSVRPGASLYGSTPCNVSPAKPSTGKSFTIDALLSKPDTVSRERTGLTETVKYPSTVGSVYSVHGQMHSLPQYVYSPNMVHPQSGYPVYYCPTYGYQTAYRGPLYAQEAAMTKTGVHMFKHKAGKSKRMRTSFTNEQLSRLEKEFARQQYMVGSERFLLANSLQLTEAQVKVWFQNRRIKWRKQSLEQQQAKLAKLGLAIPPKSPGSQGREDEGDDEDFSNESDIDIEGSISDC, encoded by the exons ATGCAAGTTCCTGCCAGGCCTCTTGGATCCGTTTGCGCCTACTCCGTGCGTCCTGGTGCGTCACTTTATGGAAGCACACCATGTAATGTGTCGCCGGCGAAACCAAGTACGGGAAAATCATTCACCATCGATGCGCTGCTCTCCAAACCAGACACCGTCTCAAGGGAAAGGACCGGCCTCACGGAGACTGTGAAGTATCCTTCAACAGTGGGTTCCGTCTACTCGGTTCATGGACAGATGCACTCATTGCCGCAATACGTCTACAGCCCGAACATGGTTCACCCTCAATCTGGATACCCTGTGTACTACTGCCCTACCTACGGCTACCAAACCGCCTACCGTGGACCTCTTTACGCACAAG AAGCGGCCATGACGAAAACTGGCGTGCACATGTTCAAACACAAGGCGGGAAAGTCCAAACGTATGCGCACCAGCTTCACGAACGAGCAGTTGTCCCGGCTTGAGAAGGAGTTCGCCCGGCAACAGTACATGGTCGGGTCCGAGCGTTTCCTGCTGGCTAATTCTCTACAGCTCACCGAAGCTCAG GTTAAGGTTTGGTTCCAGAATCGTCGTATCAAGTGGCGCAAGCAGAGTTTGGAGCAGCAGCAAGCCAAATTGGCTAAACTAGGACTTGCCATACCACCCAAGAGCCCTGGTTCCCAAGGTCGTGAGGACGAGGGCGATGATGAAGATTTTAGCAACGAATCAGACATCGACATTGAAGGCTCTATTAGCGACTGCTGA